The genomic window TTGGGTAGTAATTTTTTATAATAAATGTATGTAGTCAATGACCTAACCTCGCCACAGGAATTTATCGAATGAGTAGTGACCACAATGCAGACTTACCCCTCTGGGTACAAGATCGTAATACTGTTCTCGATCATGATCAAGGGGTGAAATGGCGTAACGGAGAAAAGCCGGATTACTCCCATACTGACCAATATTTACATAAAGAAAGCAAATATAATCATGATCCTGGGTCTTTAGAGGCGATCGCTCAAAATTTAGTGAGAACCTTTGAAATGGAAGCTTCTCATAAAGCCGATCCTCAACAATGGTTATCCATCGTCGTCGATAAATTTCAAATGAGTAGCAACGGTGGTCCCATTTACAGCGCACAAGATGTCAGTGAACAAGGAACCTATAACCTTTTTATTGATAAAACCCCCGGTTACGATCCCACCGCAGAAGACTTTGAATCGTCTTTTGAACTGTTTCATACAGCCTTTCCCAATGGGTTTTTATGGGAGTTGATCGAAGTCTTATCTGGTCCGCCTAACGTGACCTTTAAATGGCGACACTGGGGAACTTTTAATGGTCCTTATAAAGACCATCAACCCACAGGAGAAACCATTGAAATTACAGGGATCAGTGTGGTCAAAGTAACCGATGATCTCAAGATTTTAGCCGTTGAACATTATTTTGATAATAGTACCTTCCTTAAAAAGTTAACTTCTGGTTGTCCCGTTGCTCATTAACTAAGATTTGGTAGCAGTGTCGATAGCAAGGGTTATACTAAATCCGATTGTCATAACCCTCTTTTGTAAGAGCAGGGGCGCAGGGAGCGCAGGAGCAGGGAGAGAGAAATCTATAAGTAGGTTTTTGTTTGCGGATTTGGTATTAATACCAAATCCGCTTATCATCGTAGAGTAATCTTCTTTCTC from Crocosphaera subtropica ATCC 51142 includes these protein-coding regions:
- a CDS encoding ester cyclase, giving the protein MSSDHNADLPLWVQDRNTVLDHDQGVKWRNGEKPDYSHTDQYLHKESKYNHDPGSLEAIAQNLVRTFEMEASHKADPQQWLSIVVDKFQMSSNGGPIYSAQDVSEQGTYNLFIDKTPGYDPTAEDFESSFELFHTAFPNGFLWELIEVLSGPPNVTFKWRHWGTFNGPYKDHQPTGETIEITGISVVKVTDDLKILAVEHYFDNSTFLKKLTSGCPVAH